TGGCCGAGGATCGCGACGGTGCTCCGCAGTGGATCGGCACCAACTGCGTGATCTTCCCGGAACGCCGCAGACCCTCGGCCGCCCCGCTGACCCTCTCCGGCGCAGGACTGTTGGACCAGATCGAATTACTCCCACACGCGGTCGAGCGGTTTCAGCAGTACTGCGGCGGTTCCACCGACATCGACGTCGCCCGCCGAGAACTACGGGCCAGGCTGGCCCCGACGGCCAGGGCGGCCAGCAGGGCGCCGCGCTGGTCCGGTACTCGACCGGCCGAGTTCTACCTGGTGGCGGGGCAGGACGACGAGTACGTCCTGCCGTGCCGGACCGGTGGCGGTGGCAGGCCGTTCGACGCCACGACCTGCATCCACCGCTCCCGGGACCTCTTCGAACTGGCCGGGCGACGTCTGATCGCCCGCTGCCGCGTCGATGCGGTGCCCGCGCGACGGCGAGCCCGGCTCACCTCGGGCCTCGGAGTCGTGCAGGCGCGGCTGGAATGGAACCGACCGTCGTGGGCGCCGGTGCGACGGGATGCGCGCTGGTGGGTGGTGTTGGCACCGAAGTTGGCCATCCCGGTGGCGTGGGAACCCGAGAATCGCAGGAGACCGCTGGTCGCGCTGGGCGTGGTCGACCGGCGTTCGATGGTGATCCGCGTGTGGGAGTGGCTGCGAGACCGGCTCACGCCCAACCCTCCGACCGCCCGGCAGGAGCCCCGAAAGCACCCGGGTGCTCGATCCGCCGCGAGCCGCGCGCGAACAGGAGGGCGCGCGGGCAGGCGAACCGGTAGAGCGGCGGGGAAGCGCGCAGGCCGAAGGCGTGCGTGACGCGGAATCCGGAAGCCGCCGATGGCGGGTTCGGCGGGCGCGAAGCGGAAGATGGGGGAGTAGATGAGAATTGGCCGAGGTCGGACGCGTGAAGGTATAGACCAATGATCGGACAGTAATTCGCTGGATGCCGACCGGATTGAAGTCGATCATCGAATGGTTTGCCCAGGGCCCCGATTGCGTCGACTACCTCCGCGAACGGCCTGATTGATGTGTCGTCGCCCCGCCCTCCGTGCCGGGGTTCGGCCTGCCTCGGGTGGCGGCTGTATCGCGGGTCCGGGCCGATGCGCGATCCGACCGTGTGCCGCACGTCGACTTCGGTCGGGCCATCGGTGTGTCGGTTGGGTTCGCCCCGTTGCAGGCTGGTGGCGGTGTGAGGCGACGGCTGGCGATCCTCCGATGAGGGGCGGTCGGATCGGCTTGCGTCAGGCCAGGGGCTGATCGCCCAGGCCGCCCTTGTCTGCGCACCCGCGATCACGCTCGTCGAGTATTCCGTCGACTCGACTCGCGTACACCGGGATTCCGGCGGGATCGATCGGTTCCTCGAGCGCCGGAGCCGGTATTCGTGGTCGTTCCCATGGATTCCCGCGTTCGAGCCGGACCACCGATTGGAGGTGTGGGTACCCATGGGGACAATGCGAATTCGAATCGTTTCGACCTCGTAGCGAGAACAGAGATACGCAACCGGTTCCCGGGAAATACTCACCTATCCCATAGGTGTACGCAGAATTTCCGGTCGCTGTTGTGCGATCGGAACTCTCGAGTCGCGGCCGGGACCTCGCGAATAGTGTTTGCCGTGTCAACGAAAAGGGGTGATCGGTGCAGGCCGACGCACGGCTTGCGGCGTGTCGCTCCGGCGGGACCGTGCCGGGGATCGCCGCTCGTGCTGCTCCGGTCACCGAGATCGCGTCGCTCGTCCACTGTGGACTACGCCCCCGAGTTTCACCAGATCACCCGAGACCTGGTGGTTTCCGCTTCGATCATCCCGGGTACTCGCGGACCGACGATGTGCAGCCGGTGGGAGAGGAACCCGCATGACGGATCGCATCACGGATATCTGGGGCACCCGTACCCCGTACGACCGCGACCTGCCGTGGCCGGTACGGGTCGACTCACACCTGGACGACGGGGTCGAGGAGGCCGACGTCGATCGGTGGGTCGGCTCGGCATGTGTGCTGTGCAGCAACGGTTGCGGCTGCGAGATAGCGGTCAAGGACGGTCGGATGGTGGGCATCCGGGGCCGCGCCACCGACACGATCAACCACGGCAGACTCGGCCCCAAAGGGCTGTACGGATCATGGCCGGACTCCACCCGCGACCGTCTCACCCGACCGTTGATCCGCGTGGACGGCGAACTGACCGAGACCGATTGGGACACCGCGATGACGCACATCGTGGACCGCTCCCGCAGCCTGCTCGCCGACCACGGTCCGCTGTCCCACGCCTTCTACACCAGCGGCCAGCTGTTCCTGGAGGAGTACTACACCCTCGCCGTCATCAGCGCGGCAGGTCTGGGCACGCCGCATCTCGACGGCAACACCCGCCTGTGCACGGCAACCTCGGCCGCCGCCATGAAGGAGTCCTTCGGTTCGGACGGCCAACCCGGCAGCTACACCGACTTCGACTTCTGCGACGCGGTGTTCCTGTTCGGCCACAACATGGCGGAGACCCAAACGGTGTTGTGGAGCCGACTGCTCGATCGGCTCGCGGGCGCCTCGCCGCCGAAGGTGGTGGCCGTAGACCCCCGGCGGACCCGCGTCGCCGAGGCGGCCCTGGCCTCCGGCGGCGTGCACCTCGCCCCGATGCCCGGCACCAATCAGGCCCTGCTCAACGGGCTCATCCGGGAGATCATCGTCAACGAGTGGATCGACCGCGACTACCTCGCCGCGCACACCATCGGCTTCGACGAGCTGGCCTCGGTGGTCGACTCCTACACCCCCGAGCGGGTCGCGTCGATCTGCGAGGTGCCCGCCGAGGACATCAGGCGGGCCGCCGAGATCTTCGGCACCGCCGACCGGGTGCTCTCCACCGTCCTGCAGGGCTTCTATCAGTCGCATCAGGCCACGGCGGCCTCCTGCCAGGTCAACAATCTGCATCTGCTGCGCGGGATGCTCGGGCGGCCGGGCTGCGGACTGTTGCAGATGAACGGCCAACCGACGGCGCAGAACACCAGGGAGACCGGCGCCAACGGGGATCTGCCGGGCTTCCGCAATTGGGCGAACCCGCAGCACATCGCGGAGCTGGCCGACCTGTGGAACGTCGACGAGCTCCAGATTCCGCACTGGGGTCCGCCCACCCACGCCATGCAGATCTGGCGCTACGCCGAGCAGGGTTCGGTTCGACTGCTGTGGATCTCGGCCACCAACCCCGCGGTATCGCTGCCGGATCTGGCGCGGGTGCGCGAGATCCTGCGTCGTGCGGACCTCTTCGTCATCGTCCAGGACGGGTTCCGCACCGAGACCGCGGAGTTCGCGGACGTGGTGCTGCCCGCCGCGCTGTGGGGTGAGAAGCAGGGCACCTTCACCAACGCCAGCCGAACCGTGCACCTGTCCGACCGGGCCGTCGAGCCGCCGGGCGAGGCGCGCGCGGACCTCGACATCTTCCTGGACTATGCGCGTCGGATGGACCTGCGGGACCGGGACGACAATCCGCTGCCGCCGTGGTCGGACGCCGAAGGCGCGTTCCGAGGCTGGCAGGAGTGCTCGCGCGGCAGGCTGTGCGACTACACGGGACTGTCCTATCAGCGCTTGCGGGAGAACGGCTCGGGGATCCCTTGGCCCTGCACGCCGGAGCATCCCGACGGCTCGGATCGGCTCTATGCCGACGGTGTGTTCCCCACCGATCCGCAGGTCTGTGAGACCTACGGCCACGATCTGCTCACTGGCGGCGCCGTGTCCGCCGAGCAGTACCGGGCCATCCGACCGGACGGGCGTGCCTTCCTCAAGGCCGCCGAGTACACCCCGCCCGAGGAGGTCCCCGACGAGGACTATCCGTTGGCGTGCACCACCGGCCGCACCGTCTACCACTTCCACACCCGGACCAAGACCGGCCGTTCGGCGGCCCTGCGGCGGGCGGCGCCCCGGCCGTGGGTGGAGCTCGCGGCCGCCGACGCGGAACGGGCGGGCATCAGCGAGGGAGACCTGGTGCGAGTGGAGTCCCGCCGGGGTTATGTGTGCGTGCCCGCGCGCATCGGCCGGGGCCGGGAGGGCACGGTGTTCCTGCCGTTCCACTACGGCTACTGGGATGTCGACGGCGCGGCGGGCGGGCCGCCGACCGGGGCGCGTGACGGCGAATCCGCTCCGAGGGCGGCGAACGAGCTGACCCGGACGATGTGGGATCCGGTGTCCAAGCAACCGCTGTTCGTCATCTCCGCGGTGCGCTTGATCCGCGTCGCGCCCGGTAGGGAACCGGCGCCTGCGCCGACCACCGGGGCCTCCGCACCATGTGATCCGGGGATACCGGCCACCCGGGCGGCCGGTGACACCGAGGTCCGGGAGTCACTCGGCAGCGCTCGGCCACCTGCCGCGCCGTCCACGCCGACCCACACGCACGGCGTGCCCGCGCCCGGCACCTCCACTTCCCCGACGACTCCGAGGACGTGACCGGCATGGCACTGGCGGCTTATCTCGGCATGGTGTCCGATGCGCAACGCAGCCTCGCGACGGCCTTGCGCAAGCTCGGGTCCGCCCATCCGAGCGAACCCGATTTCGCGCATCTCGGGGCGGTGCTGGCGGGCCGCATCGACACGGTGTTGGAGCGGCTCGACCCGCTGATCGAGCACTACGGGGCTCGACCGCAGTCCGAACCGGAACTGTTGCGTATCGCGGGCAGCGAATCCGGCGAGCGCTCCGGCGGCGTCGGGCTGCTGCGTGATCTCCAGGATGCGCACCTGTTGGCGTCGTTCGTGGCGACCAGTTGGACCGTGGTGGACCAGGCGGGGCAGGCGCTACGCGATCGCCGGTTGTTGGCCGTGGTGGCGGCGGGCGCTGCGGAGACGGAACGCCAACTCACCTGGTTGCGGACGCGGATCGCCCAGAGCGCCCCGCAGGCCCTGCTCGCCTGACCGCGTGGGCTCGCGCCGGGTGGGTGGGCTCGCATCCCCCGCCGCTCGGCGCGAGCATCGGGCGTGACGGATCAGGAGACCGTGAGTACCGTCTTGAGCCAGTTCTCCTGCCTGCGGTCGAAGGTCTGGTACGCCTCGATCGCGGAGGCGGGCGCCACCTGCTGGGTGATGAACGCCGAGGGCGTGACGGTGCCTGCGGCGACGAGGTCCAGCAGTTGGGGCACATAGCGACGGTGGTTGCAGTTACCCATCGAGATGGTGAGGTTCTTGTTCATCGCCTCGCCGAACGGGAACGTGGTGAAGCCGGGCGGGTAGACCCCGATGACGCCGATCGTCCCGGCCTTGGCCACCGCGCTGACCGCCCAGCGGGCCGCGAGGCTCGGTGCGTCGCCGGGCACCCATTGACCTTCCTGCGGATGGGCGTGTGGGGCGGCCTGGTGTCGCTCGCGCTCGAATTCCTCGGCCAGCTGGTCCAACTCGGCGGCCGCCGGGCCGCTCGTCGGGCGCTGAGCATCGACTCCCACCGCCTCGATGACCCGGTCGACGCCGATGCCCCTGGTCAACTCCCGCACGGTCGCCACCGGGTCCTCGCTGTTGAAGTCGATCGTCTCGGCGTTCTGCCGCCGCGCCATCGCCAGTCGGGTGTCCTCGCCGTCGACCACCAGTACCCGGCCCGCGCCCTGTAGTTTCGCGGCCACGATGGCGAACTGGCCGACCACCCCGGCCCCGAGGACCAACACCGTGTCCCCGCTGCCGATCTCGGCGAGCCGACCCCCGAACCAGGCGGTGGGGAAGATATCGGAGACCAGGATCGCCTCGTCGTCGGTGACCGAGTCGGGCACCCGCACCAGGGTGGTGGCGGCGTAGGGGACGCGGGCGTAGTCGGCCTGCAGACCGTGCACCGGCCCGGTGCCCTTGGGGCCGCCGAAGAACGAGGTGCCCGCCCCCGGGCCATTCGGATTCGCCACGTCGCACTGCGCGTAGTAACCGGCGCGGCAGTACGAACAGGCACCACACCCGATCGTGGAGCACACCACGACCCGGTCGCCCTTGGTGAAGCCGCGCACGGCGGAGCCGGTGGCCTCCACGACGCCGACGGCCTCATGGCCGAGCACCGTGCCGGGAACCATGCCGGGCAGCGTTCCGCGCACCATGTGTAGGTCGGTGCCGCAGATCGCACTGCGGGTCACGCGGACGATCGCGTCGGTGGGCTCCTCGATCTTGGGTTCGGGTACCTCGTCGAGCCTGATGTCCCCGGTCCCATGCCAAACGACGGCCTTCATCCTCGGGCTCCCCTTCCGACATGCGTGTTCTCCGCGACCAGAACTCGTCGGTTGCCCGGATCGGGTGACGCCCAAACGGGCCGGGACATGCTGGTGGGACCGGTCGAGGGCAAGGTCGACGCAATCCGGCGGTGCAATACAGAACGGTGACGCACGCCACTGACTGACCATCTGACTATTCTGGTCAGTAGTATCCAGATCATGGACGAGCGGAACACAGGACGAGTTCTCGTGGTCGGAATGGGCATCAGCGGCATCGCCACGGCCACCCGGTTGCATCGGGCGGGCTGGACTCCGGTGCTCATCGAGCGGGCGCCTGCGCGGCGATCCGGCGGACACTTCATCGCGCTCTTCGGCGCTGGTCAGGCCGCAGCCCGACGGCTCGGGGTGCTCGATGCGATCCACGATCGCAATCCCTGGAAGCCCAACATCGAACTGGATCGGGATTCCACCCGGTATCCGGGGCTGTCCTTCGCCGACTTCCCCGGGCGGCCGTGGATGTTGTTGCGCGGCGACGTCGAGAAGGGCGTGTTCTCCGCCCTGCCCGAGGACGTCGAGGTGCGGTACTCCACCGTGCCGACCGCCATCGAGCAGGACGCAGCGGGCGTCGACGTGACACTGCTGGACACGGCAGCCGGGACCTCGGTGACGGAGCGGTTCGACCTGGTCGTCGGTGCCGACGGTCTCCGATCCACCGTCCGGTCGCTGGTCTTCGGCCCGCACGACGAGTACCTGCACCGACTCGGCTACATCGTCGCCGCCTTCCACTACCCCGGCACGCCTGCGGGACTGGCCCCCGGCGAGGGCGCCAACATGCTCGAACCCGGTCGCTGTATGTCGGTCTTCGCGTTCGCCGACCACGATCCGACGATCCTGCTGTCCTATCGGACCGAGGATGTCGACGCGGAGTTCGCCGAGCCACCCGTCGACCGAATCCGGGCCGTGTTCGGCGACAAACCATTCGGGCGAACCCTCGGCGATGTCCTCGACGTCATGGCGAACACCGAGGAACTGCTCTTCGACTCCGTCGAACAGGTGCGAATGGACAGCTGGCATCGCGGCCGGGTCGTGCTGATCGGTGATGCAGCCTGGTGCGTCACGCTGTATGCGGGGATGGGCGCCTCCACCGGCTTGGCCGCCGCCGATCTACTCGGCGTCCTGCTCGAACGGCACCCCGGCGACCTCGCCACCGCCCTGCGCGAATGGGAAGGCGCCCTGCGCCCGTATCTCGACCGCTATCAGCGCAGCGCCACCGAGGACCGACAGATCTTCCTGGTCGACAAGCAGTGGCAGATCAACCTGCGGCGACTCGTCTTCCGCTTCGGGGCCTCCAGGTTCGGGCGCTCCCGGCTCGGCAGGTTGCTCCGCGACAAGGTGACTCCGAATACCGCCGCGAAGGATGTCGATATCGTCGGGGTCATCCTGGGCGAGACTCGTGCGCCCGGCCCGGCCGAGGGGGACATCGTTGCCAGATCTGCCTGACCGAACCTCGCCGAAAGCGGCCCGCATCCTCGCCGCCGCCGGTGAGATGTTGCGGGCCAGAGGGAATCGAGGCATCACCATCGCCGAAGTCGCCAGGAAAGCGCACGTCGGCAAGGGCACCGTCTATCTCTACTGGGCGACCAAGGAAGACCTGTTGGTGGAGTTGATCGGCCGCGACTTCCTCGCGGTCGCCGACGAACACATCGCCATCCTCACCGCAGACCCCGAACTGGCCCGGCCCTCCCGAATGCTGCCGCACCTGCTGGGCACCGCCGCCGACCACTAC
This Actinoalloteichus hymeniacidonis DNA region includes the following protein-coding sequences:
- a CDS encoding molybdopterin oxidoreductase family protein; the protein is MTDRITDIWGTRTPYDRDLPWPVRVDSHLDDGVEEADVDRWVGSACVLCSNGCGCEIAVKDGRMVGIRGRATDTINHGRLGPKGLYGSWPDSTRDRLTRPLIRVDGELTETDWDTAMTHIVDRSRSLLADHGPLSHAFYTSGQLFLEEYYTLAVISAAGLGTPHLDGNTRLCTATSAAAMKESFGSDGQPGSYTDFDFCDAVFLFGHNMAETQTVLWSRLLDRLAGASPPKVVAVDPRRTRVAEAALASGGVHLAPMPGTNQALLNGLIREIIVNEWIDRDYLAAHTIGFDELASVVDSYTPERVASICEVPAEDIRRAAEIFGTADRVLSTVLQGFYQSHQATAASCQVNNLHLLRGMLGRPGCGLLQMNGQPTAQNTRETGANGDLPGFRNWANPQHIAELADLWNVDELQIPHWGPPTHAMQIWRYAEQGSVRLLWISATNPAVSLPDLARVREILRRADLFVIVQDGFRTETAEFADVVLPAALWGEKQGTFTNASRTVHLSDRAVEPPGEARADLDIFLDYARRMDLRDRDDNPLPPWSDAEGAFRGWQECSRGRLCDYTGLSYQRLRENGSGIPWPCTPEHPDGSDRLYADGVFPTDPQVCETYGHDLLTGGAVSAEQYRAIRPDGRAFLKAAEYTPPEEVPDEDYPLACTTGRTVYHFHTRTKTGRSAALRRAAPRPWVELAAADAERAGISEGDLVRVESRRGYVCVPARIGRGREGTVFLPFHYGYWDVDGAAGGPPTGARDGESAPRAANELTRTMWDPVSKQPLFVISAVRLIRVAPGREPAPAPTTGASAPCDPGIPATRAAGDTEVRESLGSARPPAAPSTPTHTHGVPAPGTSTSPTTPRT
- a CDS encoding zinc-dependent alcohol dehydrogenase codes for the protein MKAVVWHGTGDIRLDEVPEPKIEEPTDAIVRVTRSAICGTDLHMVRGTLPGMVPGTVLGHEAVGVVEATGSAVRGFTKGDRVVVCSTIGCGACSYCRAGYYAQCDVANPNGPGAGTSFFGGPKGTGPVHGLQADYARVPYAATTLVRVPDSVTDDEAILVSDIFPTAWFGGRLAEIGSGDTVLVLGAGVVGQFAIVAAKLQGAGRVLVVDGEDTRLAMARRQNAETIDFNSEDPVATVRELTRGIGVDRVIEAVGVDAQRPTSGPAAAELDQLAEEFERERHQAAPHAHPQEGQWVPGDAPSLAARWAVSAVAKAGTIGVIGVYPPGFTTFPFGEAMNKNLTISMGNCNHRRYVPQLLDLVAAGTVTPSAFITQQVAPASAIEAYQTFDRRQENWLKTVLTVS
- a CDS encoding FAD-dependent monooxygenase; translated protein: MDERNTGRVLVVGMGISGIATATRLHRAGWTPVLIERAPARRSGGHFIALFGAGQAAARRLGVLDAIHDRNPWKPNIELDRDSTRYPGLSFADFPGRPWMLLRGDVEKGVFSALPEDVEVRYSTVPTAIEQDAAGVDVTLLDTAAGTSVTERFDLVVGADGLRSTVRSLVFGPHDEYLHRLGYIVAAFHYPGTPAGLAPGEGANMLEPGRCMSVFAFADHDPTILLSYRTEDVDAEFAEPPVDRIRAVFGDKPFGRTLGDVLDVMANTEELLFDSVEQVRMDSWHRGRVVLIGDAAWCVTLYAGMGASTGLAAADLLGVLLERHPGDLATALREWEGALRPYLDRYQRSATEDRQIFLVDKQWQINLRRLVFRFGASRFGRSRLGRLLRDKVTPNTAAKDVDIVGVILGETRAPGPAEGDIVARSA